A window of the Salvelinus sp. IW2-2015 linkage group LG3, ASM291031v2, whole genome shotgun sequence genome harbors these coding sequences:
- the LOC111952096 gene encoding CD99 antigen-like protein 2 isoform X5, with protein MGTFSAWSIFLVVSLLAVKVLSQDFGDFDLSDALDDGDVTKAPAAATPKPKPVPSGADLDLSDFFGEGDKITTTKAPSKVPPKVPATKAPLKPKPKPDDTQADFDFGPGLRPGLLPRATKGPRNPPRPQPAGDEFDLSDALDPKNDIGGKDKNKGQAGGSFSDDDLFGVGKDNTYKPDKGKGGRNGGPSTADDNNYDTMAETGTIAGIVSAVGVALVGAVTSYISYQKKKFCFSIQQSLNAELVKTDNPDAVVATEPQVQQTLLEPPNAEPPSEENAV; from the exons ATGGGCACATTTTCGGCATGGTCGATCTTTCTGGTGGTCTCGCTGCTAGCTGTGAAAG TCCTGTCCCAGGATTTTGGTGACTTCGACCTGTCTGATGCCTTGGATGATGGCGATGTCACTAAAGCAC cagcagcagccacaCCGAAACCCAAACCGGTTCCATCGGGAGCAG ACCTGGACCTGTCAGACTTCTTTGGAGAGGGGGACAAGATTACCACCACCAAAGCTCCTTCTAAGGTTCCTCCTAAAGTCCCAGCAACCAAGGCCCCGCTCAAACCCAAACCCAAACCAG ATGACACCCAGGCTGATTTTGACTTTGGGCCCGGCCTCCGCCCGGGCCTGCTCCCCCGCGCCACCAAGGGCCCCCGTAACCCACCTAGGCCCCAGCCCG CAGGTGATGAGTTTGACCTGAGTGATGCTCTGGACCccaaaaacgacattggagggAAGGACAAGAACAAGGGACAAGCAG GTGGATCCTTCTCGGACGATGATCTGTTTGGCGTTGGAAAAGACAACACCTATAAACCCGACAAAGGGAAAG GTGGACGTAATGGTGGCCCATCCACTGCTGATGACAACAACTATG ACACCATGGCGGAGACCGGAACCATCGCAGGTATCGTCAGTGCCGTTGGCGTGGCGCTGGTTGGCGCAGTTACGAGCTACATCTCCTACCAGAAGAAGAAGTTCTGCTTCAGCATACAAC AGAGCCTGAATGCAGAACTGGTGAAGACTGATAACCCGGACGCTGTGGTGGCCACAGAACCACAAG TTCAACAGACTCTTCTGGAACCCCCCAATGCTGAGCCCCCTAGTGAGGAGAACGCTGTCTAA
- the LOC111952096 gene encoding CD99 antigen-like protein 2 isoform X6 gives MGTFSAWSIFLVVSLLAVKVLSQDFGDFDLSDALDDGDVTKAPAAATPKPKPVPSGADLDLSDFFGEGDKITTTKAPSKVPPKVPATKAPLKPKPKPAGDEFDLSDALDPKNDIGGKDKNKGQADKGIGGGGKGAGASNNRGGNGGGSFSDDDLFGVGKDNTYKPDKGKGGRNGGPSTADDNNYDTMAETGTIAGIVSAVGVALVGAVTSYISYQKKKFCFSIQQSLNAELVKTDNPDAVVATEPQVQQTLLEPPNAEPPSEENAV, from the exons ATGGGCACATTTTCGGCATGGTCGATCTTTCTGGTGGTCTCGCTGCTAGCTGTGAAAG TCCTGTCCCAGGATTTTGGTGACTTCGACCTGTCTGATGCCTTGGATGATGGCGATGTCACTAAAGCAC cagcagcagccacaCCGAAACCCAAACCGGTTCCATCGGGAGCAG ACCTGGACCTGTCAGACTTCTTTGGAGAGGGGGACAAGATTACCACCACCAAAGCTCCTTCTAAGGTTCCTCCTAAAGTCCCAGCAACCAAGGCCCCGCTCAAACCCAAACCCAAACCAG CAGGTGATGAGTTTGACCTGAGTGATGCTCTGGACCccaaaaacgacattggagggAAGGACAAGAACAAGGGACAAGCAG ATAAAGGTATCGGAGGCGGGGGCAAGGGTGCCGGAGCTTCCAACAACAGAGGGGGGAATGGGG GTGGATCCTTCTCGGACGATGATCTGTTTGGCGTTGGAAAAGACAACACCTATAAACCCGACAAAGGGAAAG GTGGACGTAATGGTGGCCCATCCACTGCTGATGACAACAACTATG ACACCATGGCGGAGACCGGAACCATCGCAGGTATCGTCAGTGCCGTTGGCGTGGCGCTGGTTGGCGCAGTTACGAGCTACATCTCCTACCAGAAGAAGAAGTTCTGCTTCAGCATACAAC AGAGCCTGAATGCAGAACTGGTGAAGACTGATAACCCGGACGCTGTGGTGGCCACAGAACCACAAG TTCAACAGACTCTTCTGGAACCCCCCAATGCTGAGCCCCCTAGTGAGGAGAACGCTGTCTAA
- the LOC111952096 gene encoding CD99 antigen-like protein 2 isoform X7 — translation MGTFSAWSIFLVVSLLAVKVLSQDFGDFDLSDALDDGDVTKAPAAATPKPKPVPSGADLDLSDFFGEGDKITTTKAPSKVPPKVPATKAPLKPKPKPGDEFDLSDALDPKNDIGGKDKNKGQADKGIGGGGKGAGASNNRGGNGGGSFSDDDLFGVGKDNTYKPDKGKGGRNGGPSTADDNNYDTMAETGTIAGIVSAVGVALVGAVTSYISYQKKKFCFSIQQSLNAELVKTDNPDAVVATEPQVQQTLLEPPNAEPPSEENAV, via the exons ATGGGCACATTTTCGGCATGGTCGATCTTTCTGGTGGTCTCGCTGCTAGCTGTGAAAG TCCTGTCCCAGGATTTTGGTGACTTCGACCTGTCTGATGCCTTGGATGATGGCGATGTCACTAAAGCAC cagcagcagccacaCCGAAACCCAAACCGGTTCCATCGGGAGCAG ACCTGGACCTGTCAGACTTCTTTGGAGAGGGGGACAAGATTACCACCACCAAAGCTCCTTCTAAGGTTCCTCCTAAAGTCCCAGCAACCAAGGCCCCGCTCAAACCCAAACCCAAACCAG GTGATGAGTTTGACCTGAGTGATGCTCTGGACCccaaaaacgacattggagggAAGGACAAGAACAAGGGACAAGCAG ATAAAGGTATCGGAGGCGGGGGCAAGGGTGCCGGAGCTTCCAACAACAGAGGGGGGAATGGGG GTGGATCCTTCTCGGACGATGATCTGTTTGGCGTTGGAAAAGACAACACCTATAAACCCGACAAAGGGAAAG GTGGACGTAATGGTGGCCCATCCACTGCTGATGACAACAACTATG ACACCATGGCGGAGACCGGAACCATCGCAGGTATCGTCAGTGCCGTTGGCGTGGCGCTGGTTGGCGCAGTTACGAGCTACATCTCCTACCAGAAGAAGAAGTTCTGCTTCAGCATACAAC AGAGCCTGAATGCAGAACTGGTGAAGACTGATAACCCGGACGCTGTGGTGGCCACAGAACCACAAG TTCAACAGACTCTTCTGGAACCCCCCAATGCTGAGCCCCCTAGTGAGGAGAACGCTGTCTAA
- the LOC111952096 gene encoding CD99 antigen-like protein 2 isoform X10: MGTFSAWSIFLVVSLLAVKVLSQDFGDFDLSDALDDGDVTKAPAAATPKPKPVPSGAAGDEFDLSDALDPKNDIGGKDKNKGQADKGIGGGGKGAGASNNRGGNGGGSFSDDDLFGVGKDNTYKPDKGKGGRNGGPSTADDNNYDTMAETGTIAGIVSAVGVALVGAVTSYISYQKKKFCFSIQQSLNAELVKTDNPDAVVATEPQVQQTLLEPPNAEPPSEENAV, encoded by the exons ATGGGCACATTTTCGGCATGGTCGATCTTTCTGGTGGTCTCGCTGCTAGCTGTGAAAG TCCTGTCCCAGGATTTTGGTGACTTCGACCTGTCTGATGCCTTGGATGATGGCGATGTCACTAAAGCAC cagcagcagccacaCCGAAACCCAAACCGGTTCCATCGGGAGCAG CAGGTGATGAGTTTGACCTGAGTGATGCTCTGGACCccaaaaacgacattggagggAAGGACAAGAACAAGGGACAAGCAG ATAAAGGTATCGGAGGCGGGGGCAAGGGTGCCGGAGCTTCCAACAACAGAGGGGGGAATGGGG GTGGATCCTTCTCGGACGATGATCTGTTTGGCGTTGGAAAAGACAACACCTATAAACCCGACAAAGGGAAAG GTGGACGTAATGGTGGCCCATCCACTGCTGATGACAACAACTATG ACACCATGGCGGAGACCGGAACCATCGCAGGTATCGTCAGTGCCGTTGGCGTGGCGCTGGTTGGCGCAGTTACGAGCTACATCTCCTACCAGAAGAAGAAGTTCTGCTTCAGCATACAAC AGAGCCTGAATGCAGAACTGGTGAAGACTGATAACCCGGACGCTGTGGTGGCCACAGAACCACAAG TTCAACAGACTCTTCTGGAACCCCCCAATGCTGAGCCCCCTAGTGAGGAGAACGCTGTCTAA
- the LOC111952096 gene encoding CD99 antigen-like protein 2 isoform X1 has protein sequence MGTFSAWSIFLVVSLLAVKVLSQDFGDFDLSDALDDGDVTKAPAAATPKPKPVPSGADLDLSDFFGEGDKITTTKAPSKVPPKVPATKAPLKPKPKPDDTQADFDFGPGLRPGLLPRATKGPRNPPRPQPAGDEFDLSDALDPKNDIGGKDKNKGQADKGIGGGGKGAGASNNRGGNGGGSFSDDDLFGVGKDNTYKPDKGKGGRNGGPSTADDNNYDTMAETGTIAGIVSAVGVALVGAVTSYISYQKKKFCFSIQQSLNAELVKTDNPDAVVATEPQVQQTLLEPPNAEPPSEENAV, from the exons ATGGGCACATTTTCGGCATGGTCGATCTTTCTGGTGGTCTCGCTGCTAGCTGTGAAAG TCCTGTCCCAGGATTTTGGTGACTTCGACCTGTCTGATGCCTTGGATGATGGCGATGTCACTAAAGCAC cagcagcagccacaCCGAAACCCAAACCGGTTCCATCGGGAGCAG ACCTGGACCTGTCAGACTTCTTTGGAGAGGGGGACAAGATTACCACCACCAAAGCTCCTTCTAAGGTTCCTCCTAAAGTCCCAGCAACCAAGGCCCCGCTCAAACCCAAACCCAAACCAG ATGACACCCAGGCTGATTTTGACTTTGGGCCCGGCCTCCGCCCGGGCCTGCTCCCCCGCGCCACCAAGGGCCCCCGTAACCCACCTAGGCCCCAGCCCG CAGGTGATGAGTTTGACCTGAGTGATGCTCTGGACCccaaaaacgacattggagggAAGGACAAGAACAAGGGACAAGCAG ATAAAGGTATCGGAGGCGGGGGCAAGGGTGCCGGAGCTTCCAACAACAGAGGGGGGAATGGGG GTGGATCCTTCTCGGACGATGATCTGTTTGGCGTTGGAAAAGACAACACCTATAAACCCGACAAAGGGAAAG GTGGACGTAATGGTGGCCCATCCACTGCTGATGACAACAACTATG ACACCATGGCGGAGACCGGAACCATCGCAGGTATCGTCAGTGCCGTTGGCGTGGCGCTGGTTGGCGCAGTTACGAGCTACATCTCCTACCAGAAGAAGAAGTTCTGCTTCAGCATACAAC AGAGCCTGAATGCAGAACTGGTGAAGACTGATAACCCGGACGCTGTGGTGGCCACAGAACCACAAG TTCAACAGACTCTTCTGGAACCCCCCAATGCTGAGCCCCCTAGTGAGGAGAACGCTGTCTAA
- the LOC111952096 gene encoding CD99 antigen-like protein 2 isoform X9, whose product MGTFSAWSIFLVVSLLAVKVLSQDFGDFDLSDALDDGDVTKAPAAATPKPKPVPSGADLDLSDFFGEGDKITTTKAPSKVPPKVPATKAPLKPKPKPGDEFDLSDALDPKNDIGGKDKNKGQAGGSFSDDDLFGVGKDNTYKPDKGKGGRNGGPSTADDNNYDTMAETGTIAGIVSAVGVALVGAVTSYISYQKKKFCFSIQQSLNAELVKTDNPDAVVATEPQVQQTLLEPPNAEPPSEENAV is encoded by the exons ATGGGCACATTTTCGGCATGGTCGATCTTTCTGGTGGTCTCGCTGCTAGCTGTGAAAG TCCTGTCCCAGGATTTTGGTGACTTCGACCTGTCTGATGCCTTGGATGATGGCGATGTCACTAAAGCAC cagcagcagccacaCCGAAACCCAAACCGGTTCCATCGGGAGCAG ACCTGGACCTGTCAGACTTCTTTGGAGAGGGGGACAAGATTACCACCACCAAAGCTCCTTCTAAGGTTCCTCCTAAAGTCCCAGCAACCAAGGCCCCGCTCAAACCCAAACCCAAACCAG GTGATGAGTTTGACCTGAGTGATGCTCTGGACCccaaaaacgacattggagggAAGGACAAGAACAAGGGACAAGCAG GTGGATCCTTCTCGGACGATGATCTGTTTGGCGTTGGAAAAGACAACACCTATAAACCCGACAAAGGGAAAG GTGGACGTAATGGTGGCCCATCCACTGCTGATGACAACAACTATG ACACCATGGCGGAGACCGGAACCATCGCAGGTATCGTCAGTGCCGTTGGCGTGGCGCTGGTTGGCGCAGTTACGAGCTACATCTCCTACCAGAAGAAGAAGTTCTGCTTCAGCATACAAC AGAGCCTGAATGCAGAACTGGTGAAGACTGATAACCCGGACGCTGTGGTGGCCACAGAACCACAAG TTCAACAGACTCTTCTGGAACCCCCCAATGCTGAGCCCCCTAGTGAGGAGAACGCTGTCTAA
- the LOC111952096 gene encoding CD99 antigen-like protein 2 isoform X3 has translation MGTFSAWSIFLVVSLLAVKVLSQDFGDFDLSDALDDGDVTKAPAATPKPKPVPSGADLDLSDFFGEGDKITTTKAPSKVPPKVPATKAPLKPKPKPDDTQADFDFGPGLRPGLLPRATKGPRNPPRPQPAGDEFDLSDALDPKNDIGGKDKNKGQADKGIGGGGKGAGASNNRGGNGGGSFSDDDLFGVGKDNTYKPDKGKGGRNGGPSTADDNNYDTMAETGTIAGIVSAVGVALVGAVTSYISYQKKKFCFSIQQSLNAELVKTDNPDAVVATEPQVQQTLLEPPNAEPPSEENAV, from the exons ATGGGCACATTTTCGGCATGGTCGATCTTTCTGGTGGTCTCGCTGCTAGCTGTGAAAG TCCTGTCCCAGGATTTTGGTGACTTCGACCTGTCTGATGCCTTGGATGATGGCGATGTCACTAAAGCAC cagcagccacaCCGAAACCCAAACCGGTTCCATCGGGAGCAG ACCTGGACCTGTCAGACTTCTTTGGAGAGGGGGACAAGATTACCACCACCAAAGCTCCTTCTAAGGTTCCTCCTAAAGTCCCAGCAACCAAGGCCCCGCTCAAACCCAAACCCAAACCAG ATGACACCCAGGCTGATTTTGACTTTGGGCCCGGCCTCCGCCCGGGCCTGCTCCCCCGCGCCACCAAGGGCCCCCGTAACCCACCTAGGCCCCAGCCCG CAGGTGATGAGTTTGACCTGAGTGATGCTCTGGACCccaaaaacgacattggagggAAGGACAAGAACAAGGGACAAGCAG ATAAAGGTATCGGAGGCGGGGGCAAGGGTGCCGGAGCTTCCAACAACAGAGGGGGGAATGGGG GTGGATCCTTCTCGGACGATGATCTGTTTGGCGTTGGAAAAGACAACACCTATAAACCCGACAAAGGGAAAG GTGGACGTAATGGTGGCCCATCCACTGCTGATGACAACAACTATG ACACCATGGCGGAGACCGGAACCATCGCAGGTATCGTCAGTGCCGTTGGCGTGGCGCTGGTTGGCGCAGTTACGAGCTACATCTCCTACCAGAAGAAGAAGTTCTGCTTCAGCATACAAC AGAGCCTGAATGCAGAACTGGTGAAGACTGATAACCCGGACGCTGTGGTGGCCACAGAACCACAAG TTCAACAGACTCTTCTGGAACCCCCCAATGCTGAGCCCCCTAGTGAGGAGAACGCTGTCTAA
- the LOC111952096 gene encoding CD99 antigen-like protein 2 isoform X4 has protein sequence MGTFSAWSIFLVVSLLAVKVLSQDFGDFDLSDALDDGDVTKAPAAATPKPKPVPSGADLDLSDFFGEGDKITTTKAPSKVPPKVPATKAPLKPKPKPDDTQADFDFGPGLRPGLLPRATKGPRNPPRPQPAGDEFDLSDALDPKNDIGGKDKNKGQADKGIGGGGKGAGASNNRGGNGGGSFSDDDLFGVGKDNTYKPDKGKGGRNGGPSTADDNNYDTMAETGTIAGIVSAVGVALVGAVTSYISYQKKKFCFSIQQSLNAELVKTDNPDAVVATEPQE, from the exons ATGGGCACATTTTCGGCATGGTCGATCTTTCTGGTGGTCTCGCTGCTAGCTGTGAAAG TCCTGTCCCAGGATTTTGGTGACTTCGACCTGTCTGATGCCTTGGATGATGGCGATGTCACTAAAGCAC cagcagcagccacaCCGAAACCCAAACCGGTTCCATCGGGAGCAG ACCTGGACCTGTCAGACTTCTTTGGAGAGGGGGACAAGATTACCACCACCAAAGCTCCTTCTAAGGTTCCTCCTAAAGTCCCAGCAACCAAGGCCCCGCTCAAACCCAAACCCAAACCAG ATGACACCCAGGCTGATTTTGACTTTGGGCCCGGCCTCCGCCCGGGCCTGCTCCCCCGCGCCACCAAGGGCCCCCGTAACCCACCTAGGCCCCAGCCCG CAGGTGATGAGTTTGACCTGAGTGATGCTCTGGACCccaaaaacgacattggagggAAGGACAAGAACAAGGGACAAGCAG ATAAAGGTATCGGAGGCGGGGGCAAGGGTGCCGGAGCTTCCAACAACAGAGGGGGGAATGGGG GTGGATCCTTCTCGGACGATGATCTGTTTGGCGTTGGAAAAGACAACACCTATAAACCCGACAAAGGGAAAG GTGGACGTAATGGTGGCCCATCCACTGCTGATGACAACAACTATG ACACCATGGCGGAGACCGGAACCATCGCAGGTATCGTCAGTGCCGTTGGCGTGGCGCTGGTTGGCGCAGTTACGAGCTACATCTCCTACCAGAAGAAGAAGTTCTGCTTCAGCATACAAC AGAGCCTGAATGCAGAACTGGTGAAGACTGATAACCCGGACGCTGTGGTGGCCACAGAACCACAAG
- the hmgb3a gene encoding high mobility group protein B3a, protein MAKGTPGKPKGKMSAYAYFVQTCREEHKKKSPEIPVNFSEFSKKCSGRWKTMSGKEKGKFEDMAKQDKVRYDNEMMHFAPGGKKGRKKDPNAPKRPPSGFFIFCADHRPKIKAQHPSLGIGDVAKKLGEQWNNLTDATKQPYLIKANKLKDKYQKDVADYKSGKGKVGAPSMVMAPKPTTKSNMDDDDDDDDEEDEEEDEEEEEDDE, encoded by the exons ATGGCTAAAGGCACCCCAGGGAAGCCCAAAGGCAAGATGTCTGCCTACGCCTACTTCGTTCAGACCTGCCGAGAGGAGCACAAGAAGAAGAGTCCCGAGATACCTGTCAACTTTTCTGAGTTTTCCAAGAAGTGCTCCGGACGATGGAAG ACGATGTCTGGCAAAGAGAAGGGGAAGTTTGAGGACATGGCAAAGCAGGATAAGGTGCGCTATGACAACGAGATGATGCACTTTGCCCCTGGCGGCAAGAAGGGAAGGAAGAAGGACCCCAACGCACCAAAGAGGCCCCC ATCTGGTTTCTTCATCTTCTGCGCGGACCACCGGCCCAAGATCAAGGCCCAGCATCCCAGCCTGGGGATAGGGGACGTGGCCAAGAAACTAGGCGAGCAATGGAACAACCTGACTGATGCTACTAAACAGCCCTACCTGATCAAGGCCAACAAACTCAAAGACAAGTACCAGAAG gacGTGGCTGACTATAAGTCCGGTAAGGGGAAGGTGGGTGCTCCGAGCATGGTGATGGCCCCTAAACCCACGACGAAGAGTAATatggatgacgatgatgatgatgacgacgaggaagatgaggaggaggatgaggaggaggaggaggatgacgagTAG
- the LOC111952096 gene encoding CD99 antigen-like protein 2 isoform X2: MGTFSAWSIFLVVSLLAVKVLSQDFGDFDLSDALDDGDVTKAPAAATPKPKPVPSGADLDLSDFFGEGDKITTTKAPSKVPPKVPATKAPLKPKPKPDDTQADFDFGPGLRPGLLPRATKGPRNPPRPQPGDEFDLSDALDPKNDIGGKDKNKGQADKGIGGGGKGAGASNNRGGNGGGSFSDDDLFGVGKDNTYKPDKGKGGRNGGPSTADDNNYDTMAETGTIAGIVSAVGVALVGAVTSYISYQKKKFCFSIQQSLNAELVKTDNPDAVVATEPQVQQTLLEPPNAEPPSEENAV, from the exons ATGGGCACATTTTCGGCATGGTCGATCTTTCTGGTGGTCTCGCTGCTAGCTGTGAAAG TCCTGTCCCAGGATTTTGGTGACTTCGACCTGTCTGATGCCTTGGATGATGGCGATGTCACTAAAGCAC cagcagcagccacaCCGAAACCCAAACCGGTTCCATCGGGAGCAG ACCTGGACCTGTCAGACTTCTTTGGAGAGGGGGACAAGATTACCACCACCAAAGCTCCTTCTAAGGTTCCTCCTAAAGTCCCAGCAACCAAGGCCCCGCTCAAACCCAAACCCAAACCAG ATGACACCCAGGCTGATTTTGACTTTGGGCCCGGCCTCCGCCCGGGCCTGCTCCCCCGCGCCACCAAGGGCCCCCGTAACCCACCTAGGCCCCAGCCCG GTGATGAGTTTGACCTGAGTGATGCTCTGGACCccaaaaacgacattggagggAAGGACAAGAACAAGGGACAAGCAG ATAAAGGTATCGGAGGCGGGGGCAAGGGTGCCGGAGCTTCCAACAACAGAGGGGGGAATGGGG GTGGATCCTTCTCGGACGATGATCTGTTTGGCGTTGGAAAAGACAACACCTATAAACCCGACAAAGGGAAAG GTGGACGTAATGGTGGCCCATCCACTGCTGATGACAACAACTATG ACACCATGGCGGAGACCGGAACCATCGCAGGTATCGTCAGTGCCGTTGGCGTGGCGCTGGTTGGCGCAGTTACGAGCTACATCTCCTACCAGAAGAAGAAGTTCTGCTTCAGCATACAAC AGAGCCTGAATGCAGAACTGGTGAAGACTGATAACCCGGACGCTGTGGTGGCCACAGAACCACAAG TTCAACAGACTCTTCTGGAACCCCCCAATGCTGAGCCCCCTAGTGAGGAGAACGCTGTCTAA
- the LOC111952096 gene encoding CD99 antigen-like protein 2 isoform X8, translating to MGTFSAWSIFLVVSLLAVKVLSQDFGDFDLSDALDDGDVTKAPAAATPKPKPVPSGADLDLSDFFGEGDKITTTKAPSKVPPKVPATKAPLKPKPKPDDTQADFDFGPGLRPGLLPRATKGPRNPPRPQPAGDEFDLSDALDPKNDIGGKDKNKGQAGGRNGGPSTADDNNYDTMAETGTIAGIVSAVGVALVGAVTSYISYQKKKFCFSIQQSLNAELVKTDNPDAVVATEPQVQQTLLEPPNAEPPSEENAV from the exons ATGGGCACATTTTCGGCATGGTCGATCTTTCTGGTGGTCTCGCTGCTAGCTGTGAAAG TCCTGTCCCAGGATTTTGGTGACTTCGACCTGTCTGATGCCTTGGATGATGGCGATGTCACTAAAGCAC cagcagcagccacaCCGAAACCCAAACCGGTTCCATCGGGAGCAG ACCTGGACCTGTCAGACTTCTTTGGAGAGGGGGACAAGATTACCACCACCAAAGCTCCTTCTAAGGTTCCTCCTAAAGTCCCAGCAACCAAGGCCCCGCTCAAACCCAAACCCAAACCAG ATGACACCCAGGCTGATTTTGACTTTGGGCCCGGCCTCCGCCCGGGCCTGCTCCCCCGCGCCACCAAGGGCCCCCGTAACCCACCTAGGCCCCAGCCCG CAGGTGATGAGTTTGACCTGAGTGATGCTCTGGACCccaaaaacgacattggagggAAGGACAAGAACAAGGGACAAGCAG GTGGACGTAATGGTGGCCCATCCACTGCTGATGACAACAACTATG ACACCATGGCGGAGACCGGAACCATCGCAGGTATCGTCAGTGCCGTTGGCGTGGCGCTGGTTGGCGCAGTTACGAGCTACATCTCCTACCAGAAGAAGAAGTTCTGCTTCAGCATACAAC AGAGCCTGAATGCAGAACTGGTGAAGACTGATAACCCGGACGCTGTGGTGGCCACAGAACCACAAG TTCAACAGACTCTTCTGGAACCCCCCAATGCTGAGCCCCCTAGTGAGGAGAACGCTGTCTAA